Proteins from one Corynebacterium testudinoris genomic window:
- a CDS encoding ABC transporter ATP-binding protein: protein MNDNVEKIVDEINEDLLVDFREVTFRRGGRTLVGPITWQVELDERWVIIGPNGAGKTTLIRMAAAEEFPSSGVAYVMAERLGRTDMRDLRSMIGVSSSALGNRIPPEEKVGDLVVSAGYAVLGRWREEYEEVDFEQAKEILDQVGALHLSDRTWGTLSEGERKRVLVARALMINPELLILDEPGAGMDLGGREDLVGYLGELAMDADAPAIVMITHHVEEIPYGFTHAMLLDDGKVVAQGLIDAVMTSENLSRAFHQPIEVSRIGDRYFAHRR, encoded by the coding sequence GTGAACGACAACGTGGAAAAGATTGTGGATGAGATCAACGAGGACCTGCTGGTCGACTTTCGTGAGGTGACGTTCCGGCGTGGGGGGCGCACCCTCGTCGGACCTATCACGTGGCAAGTGGAATTGGACGAGCGGTGGGTCATCATCGGCCCGAATGGTGCGGGTAAGACCACGTTGATTCGCATGGCGGCGGCGGAGGAGTTTCCTTCGTCCGGCGTGGCGTATGTCATGGCGGAGCGCCTGGGACGTACCGATATGCGTGACTTGCGGTCCATGATTGGCGTGTCCTCCTCGGCCTTGGGCAATCGCATCCCGCCGGAGGAAAAGGTGGGGGACTTGGTTGTGTCTGCCGGATATGCGGTGCTCGGTCGGTGGCGGGAGGAATACGAAGAGGTTGACTTCGAGCAGGCGAAGGAAATCCTCGATCAGGTGGGGGCGCTGCATCTCAGCGATCGCACGTGGGGGACGTTGTCGGAGGGCGAGCGCAAGCGAGTCCTGGTGGCCCGGGCCCTCATGATTAATCCGGAGTTGCTCATTCTCGATGAGCCGGGGGCGGGCATGGACTTGGGTGGCCGCGAGGACTTGGTCGGTTACTTGGGGGAGCTGGCGATGGATGCGGATGCCCCGGCGATCGTCATGATTACCCATCATGTGGAGGAAATCCCCTATGGGTTTACCCACGCGATGCTCCTCGATGATGGCAAGGTCGTCGCGCAGGGCCTCATCGATGCGGTGATGACCAGCGAGAACTTGTCGCGTGCCTTCCATCAGCCGATTGAGGTCTCCCGCATTGGGGATCGCTACTTCGCCCATCGGAGGTAG
- a CDS encoding NUDIX hydrolase, whose translation MVAPTGFNEARMATTVILVRDSAEGLQVWAQERVSTMLNYPGMTVFPGGGVDKRDFPIGEWDHAALWTGPSVEEMAARIGMSNEQAHAMVFAAVRELFEETGLLLAVHGDGRPIDTPHHEDRLSLTSHRKSLTEVLTERDFRVRSDLLVPWARWVGGWRDHHWFDTVSFLAVAPAGQEPDGDTSEADDAGWFTPRLLLEGWECGLVRLALPTWAQMRFLVRFDSTAAALAAAEAVDMTPIVGDPVEDPRFHDYFHTSRIERI comes from the coding sequence GTGGTTGCCCCCACTGGATTTAATGAGGCTCGGATGGCCACGACGGTCATTCTCGTGCGCGATTCCGCCGAGGGCCTTCAGGTGTGGGCGCAGGAGCGGGTTTCTACCATGCTCAATTACCCCGGTATGACGGTGTTTCCGGGTGGGGGAGTGGACAAGCGGGATTTCCCCATCGGCGAGTGGGATCACGCGGCCCTGTGGACGGGGCCATCGGTCGAGGAGATGGCTGCTCGCATTGGCATGAGCAATGAACAAGCCCACGCCATGGTCTTTGCGGCGGTGAGGGAGCTGTTTGAGGAGACGGGGTTGCTCCTGGCGGTCCATGGCGACGGTCGTCCCATTGATACTCCTCATCATGAGGACCGGCTCTCGCTGACCTCGCACCGCAAGTCACTCACCGAGGTGTTGACCGAGCGGGACTTTCGTGTCCGCTCGGATCTGCTTGTCCCGTGGGCTCGTTGGGTCGGGGGCTGGCGGGACCATCATTGGTTCGACACGGTGTCTTTTCTCGCTGTCGCCCCCGCCGGGCAGGAGCCGGATGGGGACACCTCTGAGGCGGATGATGCTGGTTGGTTCACCCCGCGGCTGTTGCTGGAGGGGTGGGAGTGCGGGTTGGTCCGCCTGGCCCTGCCGACGTGGGCGCAGATGCGCTTCCTCGTCCGTTTCGATTCGACAGCCGCAGCCCTCGCCGCCGCCGAGGCTGTCGATATGACCCCGATCGTGGGTGATCCGGTCGAGGATCCCCGTTTCCATGACTACTTCCACACCAGCCGAATCGAACGCATTTAA